In the genome of Candidatus Goldiibacteriota bacterium HGW-Goldbacteria-1, one region contains:
- the rlmN gene encoding 23S rRNA (adenine(2503)-C(2))-methyltransferase RlmN — protein sequence MEKTDLRNYTRDELEVIVKSRGGNKIDSASLFECLYRLKATDFSDIKGVNLKVLKLIESDYSLSPLKVCARQESKKDKTIKMLLALPDGKKTESVVIPSGHGYSACISSQAGCACGCAFCATGKIGFKRDLTVSEITGQYMAAEHAAGGKINNIIFMGMGEPFLNYENLIKSINILTDHKGFAFPQTKITVSTCGIVPKIKALADSGLRVNLAVSIVTADAKQRSRLMPVNKKYPLAEVIKAVKYYNQKAKRQVFFEYIMFDGINDNPEDAEKLYEIIKDTDCKVNLIIYNTVKGGEFSSARDEKTKAFQKILVDKGIRTYQRREKGADISAACGQLAGEADNG from the coding sequence ATGGAAAAAACAGACCTGCGCAATTACACCAGAGATGAACTTGAAGTAATCGTCAAATCCCGTGGCGGAAACAAAATTGACTCTGCGTCATTATTTGAATGTTTATACAGATTAAAAGCAACAGATTTTAGTGACATAAAAGGGGTAAATTTAAAAGTTCTAAAACTTATAGAATCAGATTATTCATTAAGTCCTTTAAAGGTATGCGCCAGACAGGAATCCAAAAAAGATAAGACCATAAAAATGCTGCTTGCGCTTCCCGACGGCAAAAAAACAGAAAGTGTTGTCATTCCAAGCGGGCATGGATACTCCGCCTGCATTTCATCACAGGCAGGATGCGCCTGCGGGTGCGCTTTCTGCGCCACAGGCAAAATTGGTTTTAAAAGAGATTTAACGGTATCTGAAATAACAGGGCAGTATATGGCAGCAGAACATGCAGCCGGCGGTAAAATTAATAATATAATTTTTATGGGGATGGGAGAGCCGTTTTTAAATTATGAAAATCTGATAAAAAGCATAAATATTTTAACTGACCATAAAGGGTTTGCCTTTCCGCAGACAAAGATAACCGTATCCACCTGCGGTATTGTGCCAAAAATAAAAGCCCTTGCGGATTCAGGGTTAAGGGTGAATCTTGCGGTTTCAATTGTTACAGCGGACGCAAAGCAAAGAAGCAGATTAATGCCGGTTAATAAGAAATATCCGCTTGCGGAAGTAATAAAAGCTGTCAAATATTACAATCAAAAGGCTAAAAGGCAGGTCTTTTTTGAATATATAATGTTTGACGGTATTAATGATAATCCTGAAGATGCCGAAAAACTTTATGAAATAATTAAAGATACAGACTGCAAGGTAAACCTGATAATTTATAACACCGTTAAAGGCGGGGAGTTTTCGTCCGCTCGTGATGAAAAAACAAAAGCATTCCAGAAGATACTTGTAGATAAGGGCATAAGGACTTATCAGCGCAGGGAAAAAGGCGCGGACATCTCAGCCGCATGCGGGCAGCTTGCAGGGGAAGCAGATAATGGGTAA
- a CDS encoding pyruvate, phosphate dikinase has protein sequence MAKAKKSAAKKPAGKAKKYVYFFGNGKADGEGHQKALLGGKGAGLAEMTKAGVPVPPGFTVTTEVCNLYYEVGRKIPEAVEKEMLMHVDKLEKSTGKKFGGDNPLLVSVRSGAKFSMPGMMDTILNLGLNDNSVLSLIKQTKNERFAYDSYRRFIMMFSDVAMDVPKNKFEHLFEEAKHKKNVKLDTELDAKDLREICERFKELFKKEKGMDFPQNPLEQLKLARNAVFNSWMNDRAIYYRKQNDIPHDLGTAVNIQSMVFGNMGNDSGTGVGFTRNPATGENVFYGEYLINAQGEDVVAGVRTPQPIASLEKDMPEVYKQLRQITSKLEKHYRDIQDFEFTIEKGKLFMLQTRSGKRTAKAAVRIAVEMVGEKLISKEEAVLRVSPASLDQLLHPVFDPKAELQVIAKGLPASPGAATGKAVFTANEAVEWDEKGEHTILVRQETCPDDIHGMDAANGILTARGGMTSHAAVVARSMGKCCVAGCEDIKVDEHSKTMTTKSGLVIKEGDWISIDGSTGKVIKGKVPTVEPKLEGEFGTFMKWADAYRTLTVRANADVPRDGKVAREFGAEGIGLCRTEHMFFDADRLPHMQAMILATDEAGRRKALEKLLPMQRSDFKGLFESMDGYSVTVRLLDPPLHEFLPKREELMVDIAKAEASGKTTIETEGLKKALELIKTNGTELEKAKMLLSRVEELHEFNPMLGHRGCRLGITYPEITEMQATAIFEAAAELIKAGKKVVPEVMVPLVGNVKEFKDQKVIIDNMAKKVIKEKGVKMQYMVGTMIEVPRAAVTADKIAAEAEFFSFGTNDLTQTALGFSRDDAGKFTKAYIDKFIFEKDPFQTLDQDGVGLLMIDAVNKGKATRPGIKLGICGEHGGDPASVEFCHRIGLNYVSCSPYRVPIARLAAAQAGINFPVKKAAAKKTAKKK, from the coding sequence ATGGCCAAAGCGAAGAAATCTGCAGCAAAGAAGCCGGCCGGAAAAGCCAAAAAGTATGTTTATTTTTTTGGCAATGGAAAGGCTGACGGCGAAGGGCACCAGAAGGCGTTACTTGGAGGAAAAGGAGCAGGTCTTGCGGAAATGACAAAAGCAGGCGTGCCTGTACCCCCGGGATTCACGGTTACAACAGAAGTCTGCAACCTATATTATGAAGTGGGAAGGAAAATCCCTGAAGCTGTTGAAAAAGAAATGCTTATGCACGTTGACAAACTTGAAAAGTCAACCGGCAAAAAATTTGGCGGGGACAATCCGCTTTTAGTTTCCGTACGTTCAGGCGCAAAGTTTTCCATGCCGGGAATGATGGATACTATTTTAAATCTGGGATTAAATGACAATTCTGTATTATCCCTTATCAAGCAGACAAAGAATGAAAGGTTTGCTTATGACAGCTACAGAAGGTTCATAATGATGTTTTCTGACGTTGCTATGGATGTTCCAAAAAACAAATTCGAGCACTTATTTGAAGAGGCAAAACATAAAAAGAACGTTAAGCTTGACACCGAACTTGACGCGAAAGACTTAAGGGAAATCTGCGAAAGGTTTAAAGAACTTTTCAAGAAAGAAAAAGGAATGGACTTCCCGCAGAATCCGCTTGAACAGCTTAAGCTTGCAAGGAACGCGGTTTTTAATTCCTGGATGAATGACAGGGCGATATATTACAGAAAGCAGAATGACATTCCTCACGACCTTGGAACAGCTGTTAACATACAGTCCATGGTATTTGGAAACATGGGAAATGATTCAGGAACAGGCGTTGGTTTCACAAGGAACCCCGCAACCGGAGAAAACGTATTCTACGGCGAATACCTTATCAACGCGCAGGGTGAAGACGTGGTTGCAGGCGTAAGGACACCGCAGCCTATTGCTTCGCTTGAAAAAGACATGCCGGAAGTTTACAAACAGTTAAGGCAGATTACTTCAAAACTTGAAAAACATTACAGGGACATTCAGGATTTTGAATTCACAATTGAAAAGGGAAAACTTTTCATGCTTCAGACCCGTTCAGGAAAAAGAACGGCTAAAGCAGCTGTAAGAATAGCGGTAGAAATGGTCGGAGAAAAGCTTATTTCAAAAGAAGAAGCGGTTTTAAGGGTATCCCCGGCATCGCTTGACCAGCTTTTACACCCTGTATTTGACCCCAAAGCGGAACTTCAGGTAATAGCCAAAGGGCTTCCGGCATCACCGGGCGCTGCTACAGGCAAAGCTGTATTTACGGCTAATGAAGCTGTTGAATGGGACGAAAAGGGCGAACACACCATCCTTGTAAGGCAGGAAACATGCCCGGATGACATCCACGGAATGGACGCCGCAAACGGAATTCTGACAGCACGCGGCGGAATGACATCGCACGCTGCGGTTGTAGCGCGCTCTATGGGTAAATGCTGCGTAGCAGGATGCGAAGACATTAAGGTTGACGAACATTCCAAGACCATGACCACAAAGTCAGGCCTTGTAATTAAAGAAGGGGACTGGATTTCAATTGACGGTTCCACAGGAAAAGTTATTAAGGGAAAAGTGCCTACAGTTGAACCTAAACTTGAAGGTGAATTTGGCACGTTTATGAAATGGGCTGACGCATACAGGACATTAACAGTACGCGCCAACGCAGACGTTCCAAGGGACGGAAAAGTAGCAAGGGAATTTGGAGCGGAAGGCATAGGCCTTTGCCGTACTGAACATATGTTCTTTGACGCTGACAGGCTGCCTCACATGCAGGCTATGATTCTTGCAACAGATGAAGCAGGACGCAGAAAAGCGCTTGAAAAGCTTCTTCCTATGCAGCGCAGCGACTTTAAGGGCCTTTTTGAATCTATGGATGGGTACAGCGTAACTGTAAGGCTTCTTGACCCTCCTCTTCACGAATTCCTGCCAAAAAGGGAAGAATTAATGGTTGATATCGCCAAAGCAGAAGCTTCCGGCAAAACCACCATTGAAACAGAAGGATTAAAGAAAGCGCTGGAACTTATCAAGACAAACGGCACAGAGCTTGAAAAAGCAAAAATGCTTCTTTCCCGCGTTGAAGAACTTCATGAATTCAACCCGATGCTTGGACACAGGGGATGCCGTCTTGGAATCACATACCCTGAAATAACAGAAATGCAGGCAACAGCCATATTTGAAGCGGCAGCGGAACTTATCAAAGCCGGCAAAAAGGTTGTCCCTGAAGTAATGGTACCGCTTGTTGGAAATGTAAAGGAATTCAAGGACCAGAAGGTTATCATTGACAACATGGCAAAGAAAGTAATAAAGGAAAAAGGCGTAAAGATGCAGTACATGGTCGGAACAATGATTGAAGTTCCAAGGGCTGCTGTTACAGCTGATAAGATTGCCGCAGAAGCGGAATTCTTCTCATTCGGAACAAACGACCTTACCCAGACAGCGCTTGGCTTCAGCCGCGATGACGCGGGTAAGTTCACCAAAGCTTATATTGACAAGTTTATCTTTGAAAAGGACCCCTTCCAGACTCTTGATCAGGACGGCGTAGGCCTTCTTATGATAGACGCGGTTAACAAAGGAAAAGCCACAAGGCCCGGCATTAAGCTTGGCATCTGCGGCGAACACGGCGGAGACCCGGCATCTGTTGAATTCTGCCACAGAATCGGATTAAACTATGTTTCCTGCTCGCCTTACAGGGTTCCAATTGCAAGGCTTGCGGCTGCACAGGCAGGTATCAATTTTCCTGTTAAGAAAGCTGCGGCAAAGAAAACTGCAAAGAAGAAATAA
- a CDS encoding MFS transporter codes for MNRLKVIFRAFKYRNYRLFFAGQGLSALGGMMQQMAQSWLVYRITDSPLMLGIVAFAGQVPAFLLTPAAGIVSDRHDRRFIILIADIAQMAVAFIFAALVFSGLIRAWHIVILSIAAGSAAAFEMTTRHSFVPQMVEDKNDLGNAIALNSVMFNSARLLGPALAGVVVAFAGEGICFLINGISFMAVISALLMMNIKKHVYTRHKSPLKELKEGFKYVTESVPLKSIIILMAFVSLFGSGVTILLPVFARDILHGDSMTYGFLTGAVGLGALLGALSMAVKKTLRGLAALMASAAALFGAGLIAASFSGNLYIAMALLMFVGAGTMLHMAASNTIIQTVADDDKRGRVISFYILSFSGFMPLGSLISGWAAKIFGVRHVIAAGGVLTLIAAGIFVFFLPRIRSHLRSVYIKKGIIPAETVVEIK; via the coding sequence ATGAACAGATTAAAGGTAATATTCAGAGCATTCAAATATAGAAATTACCGGTTGTTTTTCGCGGGGCAGGGCTTGTCTGCTTTGGGCGGAATGATGCAGCAGATGGCGCAAAGCTGGCTTGTTTACCGTATTACCGACTCTCCGCTTATGCTTGGTATTGTGGCATTTGCGGGGCAGGTTCCCGCATTTTTGCTTACTCCGGCAGCAGGTATTGTAAGCGACAGGCATGACAGGCGGTTTATAATACTTATTGCGGATATTGCCCAGATGGCAGTTGCTTTTATTTTTGCCGCGCTTGTATTTTCCGGCCTTATCCGCGCGTGGCACATAGTAATTTTAAGCATTGCGGCAGGGTCTGCAGCGGCTTTTGAAATGACCACAAGGCACTCTTTTGTCCCGCAGATGGTGGAAGATAAGAACGACCTTGGGAACGCCATTGCCCTTAATTCTGTTATGTTTAATTCGGCGCGCCTGCTTGGCCCCGCGCTTGCGGGTGTGGTTGTGGCATTTGCCGGCGAAGGTATCTGTTTTTTGATAAATGGAATAAGTTTTATGGCGGTAATATCCGCCCTTTTAATGATGAATATTAAAAAACATGTATATACCCGGCACAAAAGCCCCTTGAAAGAACTTAAAGAAGGTTTTAAATATGTTACTGAATCTGTACCGCTTAAAAGTATAATTATCCTTATGGCTTTTGTAAGCCTTTTTGGTTCCGGTGTTACAATATTGCTTCCTGTTTTTGCGCGCGACATACTTCACGGAGATTCAATGACTTACGGTTTTTTAACGGGGGCGGTTGGATTAGGCGCCCTGTTGGGCGCTTTAAGCATGGCTGTTAAAAAGACCTTAAGGGGGTTAGCCGCCCTTATGGCGTCGGCTGCCGCGCTTTTTGGAGCCGGCCTTATTGCGGCGTCATTTTCCGGAAACTTATATATCGCGATGGCGCTGCTTATGTTTGTGGGCGCCGGCACAATGCTGCATATGGCCGCTTCAAATACAATCATTCAGACCGTGGCGGATGACGATAAACGCGGCAGGGTGATAAGTTTTTATATCCTTTCTTTTTCGGGATTTATGCCTCTTGGAAGTTTAATTTCGGGCTGGGCCGCGAAAATATTCGGAGTAAGGCATGTAATTGCCGCGGGCGGGGTTTTGACGCTTATTGCGGCTGGTATTTTTGTATTTTTTTTGCCGCGGATACGCAGCCATCTTAGGTCAGTATATATTAAGAAAGGCATAATTCCTGCTGAAACGGTGGTAGAAATAAAATAA
- a CDS encoding electron transfer flavoprotein subunit alpha has translation MANKDDFRGVWIVAEQRNNQLHKVSFELLGKGRELADKLGVKLSAVIMGDKVQELAKELVAYGADTVYVADNPKLAHFNDELYTEVVTELANKHKPEIIITGATAIGRAFFPRVSIKLNAGLTADCTDFELDMENRNLLQVRPAFGGSLMAKIMTPEKRPQMSTARYKVFKALAKDESRKGEIVDAGVNVDSFQAKSQFMEFIPEVETTINIAEADMIVSGGRGIGGADNFKIVKEFAAAMGCAVGASRAAVDSGWIPYSHQVGQTGKTVSPKLYMALGISGAVQHLAGMQSSDIIVAVNKDPEAPIFSVAKVGVVGDVFQIIPALTERIKKGC, from the coding sequence ATGGCCAACAAAGATGATTTTAGGGGAGTATGGATAGTAGCGGAGCAGCGCAATAATCAGCTGCATAAAGTAAGTTTTGAACTTCTTGGCAAAGGCCGTGAACTGGCTGATAAACTTGGAGTAAAATTATCAGCTGTGATAATGGGCGATAAAGTACAGGAGCTTGCAAAAGAGCTTGTGGCATACGGCGCGGATACGGTATATGTGGCTGATAACCCCAAACTTGCTCATTTCAATGACGAGCTTTACACGGAAGTTGTAACAGAGCTTGCGAACAAACACAAACCGGAAATTATTATTACCGGCGCAACAGCGATAGGAAGGGCGTTTTTTCCGCGCGTTTCCATAAAGCTTAACGCGGGCTTAACAGCTGACTGCACGGATTTTGAACTTGATATGGAAAACAGAAACCTTCTGCAGGTAAGGCCCGCTTTTGGCGGAAGCCTTATGGCAAAGATTATGACGCCTGAAAAAAGGCCTCAGATGTCCACCGCAAGGTATAAAGTGTTTAAAGCCCTTGCAAAAGATGAAAGCAGAAAAGGCGAAATAGTGGATGCGGGCGTAAACGTGGATTCGTTTCAGGCAAAATCACAGTTTATGGAATTTATCCCTGAAGTTGAAACCACTATAAATATTGCGGAAGCCGACATGATTGTGTCAGGCGGGCGCGGTATCGGCGGAGCCGATAACTTTAAGATTGTAAAAGAATTTGCAGCTGCAATGGGATGCGCCGTCGGCGCTTCAAGGGCGGCGGTAGATTCAGGATGGATTCCTTACAGCCACCAGGTCGGCCAGACAGGAAAAACAGTTTCACCCAAGCTTTACATGGCGCTTGGCATATCCGGCGCTGTTCAGCACCTTGCAGGAATGCAGAGTTCTGATATTATAGTTGCGGTAAATAAAGACCCCGAAGCCCCCATATTTTCAGTGGCAAAAGTGGGCGTGGTAGGCGATGTATTCCAGATAATACCGGCACTGACGGAAAGAATCAAAAAAGGCTGTTAA
- a CDS encoding electron transfer flavoprotein subunit beta: MKIVVCVKQVPDTTNIKVDPETGTLKRETAGTVMNPFDMYAIEEGLRLKEKLGGTVTVVSMGLPMAKDMLKIAIGMGADEAVLLSDRRLAGSDTWATSYALAKVCEKLGYDVILFGKQAVDGDTAQVGPSTAAYLNVPQITWVKKIREINEKEIIAERLMEDGTDVVKASLPVVLTVVKEINEPRLESLKGKMRAKKYEVPTWTLDDINGDEAMVGVKNSPTRVNKSWTPVREFGKAELITGADAAETADKLYVRLKELGFIK; the protein is encoded by the coding sequence ATGAAAATTGTTGTATGCGTTAAACAGGTACCGGATACCACAAATATAAAAGTTGATCCGGAAACAGGCACATTAAAAAGGGAAACTGCCGGGACTGTAATGAATCCTTTTGACATGTATGCTATTGAAGAAGGTTTAAGGCTTAAAGAAAAACTTGGCGGCACGGTTACTGTTGTTTCTATGGGGCTTCCGATGGCAAAAGATATGTTAAAGATAGCAATAGGAATGGGCGCTGATGAAGCAGTGCTGCTGTCAGACAGAAGGCTTGCCGGCTCGGACACATGGGCCACTTCTTACGCGCTTGCAAAGGTATGCGAAAAACTTGGATATGATGTAATTCTTTTTGGCAAACAGGCAGTTGACGGCGATACAGCTCAGGTTGGGCCTTCAACAGCAGCTTATCTGAATGTACCGCAGATTACATGGGTTAAAAAGATAAGGGAAATAAACGAAAAAGAGATAATTGCAGAAAGGCTTATGGAAGACGGCACAGACGTGGTTAAAGCATCGCTTCCTGTTGTGCTTACTGTTGTAAAAGAAATTAATGAACCAAGGCTTGAATCCCTTAAGGGGAAAATGAGGGCAAAGAAGTATGAAGTGCCCACGTGGACTCTTGATGATATCAATGGAGACGAGGCAATGGTAGGCGTAAAGAATTCGCCGACCAGGGTCAACAAATCCTGGACGCCTGTCAGGGAATTTGGCAAGGCGGAATTAATTACCGGCGCTGACGCAGCCGAGACTGCAGACAAGCTCTATGTTAGGTTAAAAGAGCTTGGCTTCATTAAATAA
- a CDS encoding methyltransferase: protein MAEKIIECRLCGENACFFTSYRHADFYKCSVCGSVMTHENAFMPIDKEKKRYEKHNNDINDSGYRAFTAPVVKAVTGKYSKDSAGLDFGSGSGPVITTVLKEKNYNIETYDIFFDNDLKKLEHKYDYIVCCETAEHFKKPAAEFALLFGLLKPGGAVFLMTEMYEDTLNFSQWHYKNDATHVFFYTRKAFEVIKKKFGFAEVIFDGRLITLLK, encoded by the coding sequence ATGGCAGAAAAAATAATTGAATGCAGGCTGTGCGGTGAAAATGCCTGTTTTTTTACATCTTACAGGCATGCGGATTTTTATAAGTGTTCTGTATGCGGTTCTGTCATGACGCATGAAAACGCATTTATGCCGATTGATAAGGAAAAAAAACGTTATGAAAAGCATAACAACGACATAAATGACAGCGGTTACAGGGCTTTCACGGCGCCTGTTGTAAAGGCTGTTACAGGCAAATACAGTAAAGACAGCGCCGGGCTTGATTTTGGGTCCGGCTCGGGCCCCGTTATTACAACTGTGTTAAAAGAAAAAAATTATAACATTGAAACTTACGATATATTTTTTGATAACGATTTAAAGAAACTTGAACATAAATACGATTATATTGTGTGCTGCGAGACGGCGGAGCATTTTAAAAAACCGGCAGCGGAATTTGCCCTTCTTTTTGGGCTGTTAAAACCGGGCGGCGCTGTTTTTTTAATGACAGAGATGTATGAAGATACTTTAAATTTTAGTCAATGGCACTATAAAAATGACGCTACGCATGTGTTTTTTTACACGCGAAAAGCTTTTGAGGTAATAAAGAAAAAATTTGGTTTTGCTGAAGTTATATTTGACGGCCGCCTGATAACGCTGCTGAAATAA
- a CDS encoding acyl-CoA dehydrogenase gives MNYFLSDEEQMIVETSRELAVKKVKPVREHYDEAGIFPWDIVKEMANLGLCGLYIPEEYGGMSGEGSKGIMQLVLCVEEMSKICGGISLAMAASALGTFPILLGATAEQKKKYLPDIASGKKLAAFGLTEAGAGSDAGAMRTTAVKKGNKYVINGTKQWITNGSEAETYTVFAITDKSKGTRGCSCFIVEKGTPGFTFGKKENKMGIRASATTELIFQDCEVPEENLVGGKEGMGFIHAVGTLNHSRPGVAAQALGIAAGALDEALAYSRQREQFGTKISSFQAVQHMLANMAVEVEAARGLIYNVARGVDKGAVDFAKDSAMCKYYASEVAMRVTTNAVQVFGGYGYMKEYPVEKMMRDAKITQIYEGTSQIQLNEIAAKLIKEHAMKKK, from the coding sequence GTGAATTATTTTCTCTCGGATGAAGAACAGATGATTGTGGAAACAAGCCGTGAACTTGCGGTTAAAAAGGTAAAGCCGGTAAGGGAACACTATGACGAAGCCGGGATTTTCCCGTGGGACATAGTAAAAGAAATGGCAAACCTTGGACTTTGCGGCCTTTATATTCCGGAAGAGTACGGCGGAATGTCAGGCGAAGGCAGTAAGGGAATAATGCAGCTTGTACTGTGCGTTGAAGAAATGTCAAAAATTTGCGGCGGTATATCGCTTGCAATGGCGGCATCCGCGCTGGGAACTTTCCCTATACTTCTGGGAGCCACGGCCGAACAGAAAAAGAAATATCTTCCGGATATCGCTTCCGGTAAAAAACTTGCAGCATTCGGCCTTACAGAAGCCGGTGCAGGATCAGACGCAGGTGCGATGAGGACAACAGCGGTTAAAAAAGGAAATAAATATGTAATAAACGGTACAAAACAGTGGATTACAAACGGCAGCGAAGCCGAGACTTATACAGTTTTTGCAATAACAGATAAATCCAAAGGCACCAGGGGCTGTTCCTGTTTTATTGTTGAAAAAGGGACACCGGGATTCACATTTGGAAAGAAAGAAAATAAGATGGGCATCAGGGCTTCGGCCACCACAGAACTTATTTTTCAGGACTGCGAAGTTCCGGAGGAAAACCTTGTGGGCGGAAAAGAAGGAATGGGCTTTATACACGCGGTAGGCACGCTTAACCATTCAAGGCCGGGAGTTGCGGCACAGGCGCTTGGTATTGCAGCGGGCGCTCTTGATGAAGCTCTGGCTTATTCCAGGCAAAGGGAGCAGTTTGGCACAAAAATATCCTCTTTCCAGGCTGTTCAGCATATGCTTGCCAATATGGCGGTTGAAGTTGAAGCGGCAAGAGGGCTTATCTATAATGTAGCCCGCGGGGTTGATAAAGGAGCGGTAGATTTTGCTAAAGATTCGGCTATGTGCAAATATTACGCGTCAGAAGTGGCAATGAGGGTCACGACAAATGCGGTTCAGGTATTCGGCGGATACGGATATATGAAAGAATACCCCGTTGAAAAAATGATGAGGGACGCAAAAATCACACAGATATATGAAGGCACCAGCCAGATACAGTTAAACGAAATAGCCGCAAAGCTTATTAAAGAACACGCGATGAAGAAAAAATAA